The following are encoded together in the Flavobacterium haoranii genome:
- a CDS encoding T9SS type A sorting domain-containing protein, giving the protein MKKLLLIGAFISSIYSYSQDGSLDLSFGTNGKVVTSINNGSDIAYSIKLQQDGKIIVAGMTTSSITGKDFVCIRYNSNGSLDSTFANGGIFTYDLQTGSDDVAYSVDIQSDGKIILAGYSDDGSNKVAALVRLTSDGILDTTFGSSGKVFTDFITGRADEIKVVKIHQLTGNIVVGGTSSVTSTNSQAVIVRYNSSGALDNTFNSTGKVLLPNASGNGTYYYVIEDLAIKSNGKISAVGWINQQGLSWSANHYGCRLNSNGTLDTSFSTDGVIVTNGGFNGDDKSFSMILNSDDSFLFAGGGYLTDLQYDFFLGLYNATGSTAQGKASFNFATLNKDIIYGTGVDSAGKIVLVGSSVASVSSSTFGLARVNSDYTVDSSFGTSGKVTTTFGTNTTNEAFDMAIQSDDKIIAVGYTGNDIAIARYNGNVLSSESFQNDRISVFPNPTSQILYVESNLGIEEIEIFDSLGRSINSYKLEGNKIDVSFLSNGIYFLKSKNYIIKFIKN; this is encoded by the coding sequence ATGAAAAAATTATTACTTATTGGAGCTTTTATAAGTTCTATTTATTCCTATTCTCAAGATGGTTCATTGGATTTATCTTTTGGTACAAACGGTAAAGTTGTAACATCTATAAATAATGGATCTGATATAGCTTATTCAATAAAATTACAACAAGATGGTAAAATTATAGTAGCAGGTATGACTACTAGTAGCATTACTGGAAAAGATTTTGTTTGTATTAGGTATAATTCAAATGGTTCATTAGATTCAACATTTGCTAATGGGGGTATTTTTACTTATGATTTGCAAACAGGGAGTGATGATGTGGCTTATTCAGTAGATATACAATCAGATGGGAAAATTATTTTAGCTGGATATTCAGATGATGGGTCTAATAAAGTTGCAGCATTGGTAAGATTAACTAGCGATGGTATTTTAGATACTACATTTGGAAGTTCAGGAAAAGTTTTTACAGATTTTATAACAGGTCGTGCAGATGAAATTAAGGTTGTTAAAATTCATCAACTAACTGGGAATATTGTTGTAGGAGGAACGTCATCTGTTACTTCAACTAATTCTCAGGCTGTCATTGTAAGATATAATTCTTCAGGTGCTTTGGATAATACTTTTAATTCAACAGGTAAAGTATTATTGCCAAATGCATCAGGTAATGGTACTTATTATTATGTTATTGAAGACTTAGCAATAAAATCAAATGGCAAAATTTCTGCAGTGGGTTGGATAAACCAACAAGGTTTATCATGGAGTGCTAATCACTATGGATGTAGATTAAATAGTAATGGTACTTTAGACACTTCTTTTTCGACGGATGGTGTTATCGTAACTAATGGAGGCTTTAACGGTGATGATAAATCATTTTCGATGATTTTAAATTCAGATGATAGCTTTTTATTTGCAGGTGGTGGTTATTTAACAGATTTGCAATATGATTTCTTTTTAGGCTTATATAACGCTACTGGTTCTACAGCTCAGGGTAAAGCATCATTTAATTTTGCTACATTAAATAAAGATATTATTTATGGTACAGGTGTTGATAGTGCAGGAAAGATTGTATTAGTAGGATCAAGTGTTGCTTCAGTTAGTAGTTCAACATTTGGCTTAGCTAGAGTAAATTCTGATTACACGGTGGATAGTTCATTTGGGACTTCAGGTAAAGTAACAACTACTTTTGGAACTAATACAACTAATGAAGCTTTTGATATGGCAATTCAATCAGATGATAAAATTATTGCAGTTGGGTACACAGGTAATGATATAGCTATAGCTAGATACAATGGAAATGTTTTAAGTTCTGAAAGTTTCCAAAATGATAGAATTTCAGTTTTTCCTAACCCAACAAGTCAAATTCTTTACGTAGAAAGTAATTTAGGTATAGAAGAAATAGAGATTTTCGATAGTTTAGGTAGAAGTATAAATAGTTATAAATTAGAAGGTAATAAAATTGATGTTTCCTTTTTGAGTAATGGAATTTACTTTCTGAAAAGTAAAAATTATATTATAAAATTCATTAAAAATTAA
- a CDS encoding pyrophosphohydrolase domain-containing protein, producing the protein MQKQLNAVRLFHETYGLGVSEDMKADLGALKNELRFNLMKEENEEYLEAVQNNDLVEIADALGDMLYILCGTILEHGLQHKIEEVFDEIQRSNMSKLGEDGKPIYREDGKVMKGPNYFKPNFEEILK; encoded by the coding sequence ATGCAAAAACAATTAAATGCTGTAAGATTGTTTCACGAAACCTATGGTTTAGGCGTTAGCGAAGACATGAAAGCCGATTTAGGCGCTTTAAAAAATGAACTTCGTTTTAACTTAATGAAAGAAGAAAATGAAGAATATTTAGAAGCGGTTCAAAATAATGATTTGGTTGAAATTGCAGATGCACTGGGCGATATGTTATATATTTTATGTGGAACAATTTTAGAACACGGCTTACAACATAAAATAGAAGAAGTTTTTGACGAAATTCAACGTTCTAATATGAGTAAACTTGGCGAAGATGGAAAGCCTATTTACCGCGAAGATGGTAAAGTAATGAAAGGACCGAATTACTTTAAACCAAATTTTGAAGAGATTTTGAAGTAA
- a CDS encoding SRPBCC family protein yields the protein MREISYAPMKIAKYLFLLLLLICVAAFVFIATQPNNFAFSKSYTISNNKEQVYDYVADVKSWPNWFLGFKETQTSFKADSTSVFWERSPLNKISKSNVHAKDSIDFEITYEDFDATSQIKFLNQKKEQTEIVWKLEGKLNFKAKLLAFLNGGAENMYGSQIEKSLQNIKENLTSTFNQHTITINSFVTKHETNYISIKDSITSAKVESTILSNINRLKSFIKDNALHTKAEPFTIFHQITKDKAVIETCFPIEEEVVTSSETSFTSGKLNEYFALKGTLKGNWTYKDKLWAEAKKSVEKSSYKEKSSIPYLEVYKNIDTKTPANSVTELYIAVSKPVMEQEENDSLKTSTDSIQ from the coding sequence TTGAGAGAAATCTCTTATGCCCCAATGAAAATTGCAAAGTATTTATTTCTTCTATTACTCTTAATTTGCGTAGCCGCATTTGTATTTATAGCTACACAACCTAATAACTTTGCTTTTTCTAAATCGTACACTATTTCAAACAACAAAGAACAGGTTTATGATTATGTGGCAGACGTTAAGAGTTGGCCCAATTGGTTTCTTGGTTTTAAAGAAACACAAACAAGTTTTAAAGCAGATAGTACTTCCGTTTTTTGGGAAAGATCGCCTTTAAACAAAATTTCAAAAAGTAATGTTCATGCTAAAGATTCTATTGATTTTGAAATTACCTATGAAGATTTTGATGCTACAAGTCAAATTAAATTCTTGAATCAGAAAAAGGAACAAACCGAAATTGTTTGGAAACTTGAAGGCAAACTAAATTTTAAAGCTAAACTTTTAGCTTTTTTAAATGGCGGCGCTGAAAATATGTACGGTTCGCAAATTGAAAAATCGTTACAAAACATCAAAGAAAACTTAACTTCAACTTTTAATCAGCATACCATTACAATTAATAGTTTTGTGACCAAACACGAAACAAATTACATTAGTATTAAAGATTCTATTACTTCAGCAAAAGTTGAATCTACAATATTGAGCAATATCAACAGACTGAAAAGTTTTATAAAAGATAATGCATTACACACTAAAGCAGAACCGTTTACTATTTTCCACCAAATTACTAAAGACAAAGCAGTAATTGAAACTTGTTTCCCAATTGAAGAAGAAGTAGTTACATCAAGTGAAACTTCTTTTACTTCAGGAAAATTAAACGAGTATTTTGCTTTAAAAGGTACATTAAAAGGAAATTGGACTTATAAAGACAAACTTTGGGCAGAAGCTAAAAAGTCGGTAGAAAAGAGTTCGTATAAAGAAAAATCTTCAATTCCTTATTTAGAAGTTTACAAAAATATTGATACTAAAACTCCAGCAAATTCGGTAACGGAACTTTATATTGCGGTTTCAAAACCTGTGATGGAGCAAGAAGAAAACGATAGTTTAAAAACTTCGACAGATTCGATACAATAA
- a CDS encoding alpha/beta hydrolase, with protein MKIFLYSLLIGFLLSCSNISQQNDSIPQHDTFIIKSNFVNEDRVINVWKPINYNKDIDSLPVMYMADGGIKEDFPHIANTLSKLIQEKKIKPLLLVGIENTERRRDLTGFTEVEKDKEVAPIVGGSENFRKFIRNELIPEISKRYSTTNEKSIIGESLSGLFVMETFFLTPELFDNYIAFDPSLWWNNHYLVRTAKDNLKDLPKTKKRLWFAGSSATDIFTYTQKLQEIFKTEENANLIWKYSDEPKESHSTIFRATKEKAIIWTLSH; from the coding sequence ATGAAAATTTTTCTCTATAGTTTATTAATTGGCTTTTTATTAAGTTGTTCTAATATTTCACAACAAAACGATTCAATTCCACAGCATGATACTTTTATAATAAAATCTAATTTTGTTAATGAAGATAGAGTAATTAATGTTTGGAAACCAATAAACTATAATAAAGACATTGATTCTTTACCTGTAATGTATATGGCTGATGGAGGAATTAAAGAAGACTTTCCACATATTGCAAATACATTATCAAAATTAATTCAAGAAAAAAAAATCAAACCTTTACTTCTTGTTGGGATTGAAAACACGGAAAGAAGACGAGATTTAACTGGATTTACTGAAGTCGAAAAAGACAAAGAAGTTGCACCTATTGTGGGTGGTTCAGAAAATTTCAGAAAATTCATAAGAAACGAGCTTATACCTGAAATAAGTAAAAGGTACAGTACAACAAATGAGAAAAGCATTATAGGAGAATCTTTATCAGGTCTATTTGTGATGGAAACATTTTTTTTAACACCTGAACTATTTGATAATTACATTGCTTTTGACCCTTCGTTATGGTGGAACAATCATTATTTGGTAAGAACTGCTAAAGATAATTTAAAAGATTTACCTAAAACTAAAAAACGTTTATGGTTTGCAGGTTCGAGTGCTACAGACATATTTACTTACACACAAAAACTTCAAGAAATATTTAAAACAGAAGAAAATGCAAATTTGATTTGGAAATATTCCGATGAACCAAAAGAATCGCACAGTACTATCTTTAGGGCTACTAAAGAAAAAGCAATCATATGGACTTTGAGTCATTAA
- a CDS encoding tRNA threonylcarbamoyladenosine dehydratase: MAKWQERAELLFRPEGLEKLTNANVMVVGLGGVGSFAAEFLARAGVGKMTIVDGDVVDITNVNRQLPALHSTVGKPKVEIVGDRLMDINPELKLTRLEEFLSPERAFELISDDYNYVLDCIDSLTPKLNLIIAAKRKRVKIISNMGAGGKFLSEKVKVRDISKTEYCPLAKQVRRRLKKEGISGGVKVVYSDERPDYDSVKMTDGTNFKKSFYGTNSWMPALFGLHAAQTVVMHIIERKVK, encoded by the coding sequence ATGGCAAAATGGCAAGAGCGTGCAGAGCTTTTATTTAGACCAGAAGGGTTAGAAAAACTAACCAATGCAAATGTTATGGTTGTAGGTCTAGGTGGTGTAGGAAGTTTTGCTGCTGAGTTTTTGGCTCGAGCAGGTGTAGGAAAAATGACAATTGTAGATGGCGATGTGGTCGATATTACAAATGTGAATCGTCAGTTACCGGCATTACATTCAACTGTAGGAAAACCAAAGGTAGAAATTGTAGGAGATCGTTTAATGGATATTAATCCAGAACTAAAGTTAACTCGTTTAGAAGAATTTTTATCGCCTGAGCGTGCTTTTGAATTAATTTCTGATGACTATAATTACGTTTTAGATTGTATCGATAGTTTAACACCAAAATTAAACTTAATTATTGCCGCAAAACGCAAACGAGTTAAGATTATTAGTAATATGGGAGCAGGAGGGAAGTTCCTTTCTGAAAAAGTAAAAGTTAGAGACATTAGTAAAACCGAATACTGTCCGTTAGCGAAACAAGTTCGTAGAAGATTGAAAAAAGAAGGAATTAGCGGCGGTGTAAAAGTGGTATATTCTGATGAAAGACCAGATTATGATAGCGTTAAAATGACAGATGGAACCAACTTTAAAAAGTCGTTTTATGGGACTAACAGTTGGATGCCCGCATTATTTGGTTTACATGCTGCTCAAACTGTGGTAATGCACATTATAGAAAGAAAAGTAAAATGA
- a CDS encoding TatD family hydrolase: MNYINLHTHSFKNQETILEVVNQYPWEFSGAIPQYSIGIHPWYFNQERLSGDLDIIANKLHETNCLALGECGLDKRIEIPLNEQIEVFQQQLELVQKTTKPIILHCVAAYQEVIAIKKEMNIENPIIIHGFSKNEQVAKSLLDNHFYLSFGKYLLRNPDLEKVFKFVPNDMFFLETDTIEETIEQVYEKAASIKEMPLDLLKKQVHGNFAKVFNQNK; the protein is encoded by the coding sequence TTGAATTACATTAATTTACATACACATAGTTTTAAAAATCAGGAAACTATTTTGGAAGTTGTCAACCAATATCCTTGGGAGTTTTCCGGTGCAATTCCGCAGTATTCTATTGGAATTCATCCTTGGTATTTCAATCAAGAACGATTGTCTGGCGATTTAGATATTATTGCTAATAAGTTACACGAAACGAATTGTTTAGCTTTAGGCGAATGTGGTTTAGATAAGCGAATTGAAATTCCTTTAAATGAACAAATTGAAGTTTTTCAACAACAATTAGAATTGGTACAAAAAACAACTAAACCTATTATTTTACATTGTGTTGCAGCTTACCAAGAAGTTATTGCTATCAAGAAAGAAATGAATATCGAAAACCCAATAATAATTCACGGATTTTCTAAAAACGAACAAGTTGCCAAATCATTACTAGACAACCATTTTTATTTATCATTTGGGAAATACTTATTACGAAATCCTGATTTAGAAAAGGTTTTTAAATTTGTACCCAATGATATGTTTTTTTTAGAAACAGATACTATAGAGGAAACTATTGAGCAAGTTTATGAAAAAGCGGCTTCTATAAAAGAAATGCCTTTAGATTTGCTAAAAAAACAAGTTCATGGTAACTTTGCAAAAGTTTTTAACCAAAACAAATAA
- a CDS encoding DUF1684 domain-containing protein: MKKLIVVVHFISISFFGFSQTSEWEEAKKYQENLNEEYKDSLHSPLLTEDLKTFESLDFYPISNDFIVEATFVKAKKEKPFGMKTSTSRTPLYKKYGTLHFEIKGKKCVLNVYQNLELIKRPGFKDYLFLPFSDTTNGKETYIGGRYLDMRIPTENKVIVNFNKAYNPYCAYNYKYSCPIVPLENDLDIAIEAGVKKFHD, encoded by the coding sequence ATGAAGAAGTTAATTGTAGTAGTACATTTTATATCAATTTCTTTTTTTGGTTTTTCTCAAACTAGCGAATGGGAAGAAGCAAAAAAATATCAAGAAAATTTAAACGAAGAATACAAAGATTCTCTCCATAGTCCATTATTAACGGAAGATTTAAAGACTTTTGAATCATTAGATTTTTATCCTATTTCAAATGATTTTATTGTAGAAGCAACTTTTGTAAAAGCTAAAAAGGAAAAGCCTTTTGGCATGAAAACTTCTACTAGTAGAACTCCATTGTATAAAAAGTATGGAACGCTTCATTTTGAAATAAAAGGTAAAAAGTGTGTTTTAAATGTCTATCAAAATTTAGAACTCATCAAAAGACCGGGCTTTAAAGATTATTTGTTTTTACCTTTTTCAGATACTACAAATGGCAAAGAAACTTACATTGGCGGAAGATATTTAGACATGAGAATTCCAACGGAAAATAAAGTAATTGTAAATTTTAATAAAGCCTACAATCCTTATTGTGCTTATAATTACAAGTATTCTTGTCCTATTGTTCCTTTAGAAAATGATTTAGATATTGCTATTGAAGCGGGTGTTAAAAAATTTCACGACTAA
- a CDS encoding endonuclease translates to MTQKLLNLLILLSCTFSFSQTIVINEIDADNPSSDTKEFIELRSMTPNFSLDGYVIVLYNEGTVASYNAFDLDGYTTDANGIVHFGNSAVVPSPSIILSSNYFQNGPDVAALYMGSSLDFPYGTAPTTVNLVDAIAYSSSNTTTATNLMSALNITVSTPDIETSTSTSKSIQRKNDGTYEVKIPTPGVPNDGSGIVFNYLTVTTSQTSYNEGDSFNITFTTSQPVENETLIMNFSLTNGNFSVGDFGGGTTVSIPVGQTTGQTAITIYNDGSDEGDEEALFQFAALPSGYLANNDNFIIRVYDVNFSTDPWGTPLNPTYGDCTPQIPAGYYDNLNGLSGPTLKQAIQDIIADPAEVRLQSYADIWDILKEADRNPENNNQVWTIYREEPMAKLDQQNTSSIVGKWNREHIFCQSRGGFEVALGDTADGINVWNSTGPNSTSDGVSDAHHIRAVNGQENSSRNNKNYGEVATGTVYAGPTGTQGSWKGDVARALFYMAVRFNGLNVVNGDPSEYMADGVTPSGEIGDLATLLNWNTQDPADDYEMNRNNVIYNWQHNRNPFIDMPLLADYVFGSHYGDEWNNALVNESFTTSSIKVYPNPTTNYLVIDGFTGNIQVEIYNITGQKVLEQTIFGTAQIHFNLEAGIYYVKSKNAVGSSLNKVIVK, encoded by the coding sequence ATGACCCAAAAATTACTTAACCTTTTAATTTTATTATCTTGTACTTTTTCATTTTCTCAAACTATAGTTATAAATGAGATTGATGCAGATAATCCTAGTTCAGATACTAAAGAATTTATCGAATTAAGATCAATGACACCAAACTTCTCTTTGGATGGATATGTTATTGTTTTATACAATGAAGGAACTGTAGCAAGTTATAATGCATTTGATTTAGATGGATATACAACAGATGCGAATGGAATTGTTCATTTTGGAAATTCTGCGGTAGTTCCATCACCCAGTATCATTTTATCGTCTAATTATTTTCAAAATGGTCCAGATGTTGCTGCTTTGTATATGGGGAGTTCTTTAGATTTTCCTTACGGTACGGCACCTACAACTGTAAATCTAGTAGATGCAATTGCTTATTCAAGCAGTAATACCACTACAGCAACTAATTTAATGTCGGCTTTAAATATCACAGTTAGTACACCTGATATAGAGACATCAACATCAACATCTAAATCAATTCAAAGAAAAAATGATGGAACTTATGAGGTAAAAATACCTACACCCGGTGTTCCTAATGACGGAAGTGGAATTGTATTTAATTATTTAACAGTAACTACTTCTCAAACTTCCTATAATGAAGGGGATAGTTTTAATATAACGTTTACTACTAGTCAACCTGTAGAGAATGAGACGTTAATTATGAATTTTTCTTTAACGAATGGAAATTTTTCTGTTGGAGATTTTGGAGGAGGAACAACTGTTTCAATTCCAGTAGGACAAACAACAGGTCAAACAGCAATTACTATATATAATGATGGTTCAGATGAAGGTGATGAAGAAGCTTTGTTTCAATTTGCTGCTTTGCCTTCAGGTTATTTAGCTAATAACGATAACTTTATAATCAGAGTTTATGATGTTAACTTTTCTACTGATCCTTGGGGAACTCCATTAAATCCTACCTATGGAGATTGTACACCTCAAATTCCAGCGGGTTATTATGATAACTTAAACGGATTATCTGGTCCAACTCTTAAACAAGCAATTCAAGATATTATTGCAGATCCTGCTGAAGTTCGCTTACAAAGTTATGCTGATATTTGGGATATATTAAAAGAAGCAGATAGAAATCCAGAAAATAATAACCAGGTTTGGACGATTTATCGTGAAGAACCAATGGCTAAACTAGACCAACAAAATACTAGTAGTATTGTGGGTAAATGGAACAGAGAACATATTTTTTGTCAGTCGAGAGGTGGTTTTGAAGTAGCTCTAGGCGATACTGCAGATGGCATAAATGTTTGGAATTCAACAGGACCAAATAGTACTAGTGATGGAGTTTCGGATGCGCACCATATTAGAGCAGTAAACGGACAAGAAAATTCTTCTAGAAATAATAAAAACTATGGTGAAGTTGCAACAGGAACTGTTTATGCTGGGCCAACAGGAACACAAGGTTCTTGGAAAGGCGATGTTGCTCGTGCTTTATTTTATATGGCAGTTCGTTTTAACGGATTAAATGTAGTAAATGGAGATCCAAGCGAATATATGGCTGATGGAGTAACTCCATCTGGAGAAATTGGCGATTTGGCTACTTTGTTGAATTGGAATACTCAAGATCCTGCAGATGATTATGAAATGAATAGAAATAACGTTATTTACAATTGGCAACACAATAGAAATCCTTTTATCGATATGCCGTTATTAGCAGATTATGTTTTTGGTTCTCATTATGGAGATGAATGGAATAATGCTTTAGTAAACGAATCATTTACTACTTCTTCTATTAAAGTGTATCCAAATCCAACAACTAATTATTTAGTAATAGACGGATTTACTGGAAATATTCAAGTTGAAATTTATAATATTACGGGACAAAAAGTTTTGGAACAAACAATTTTTGGAACAGCACAAATCCATTTTAATTTAGAAGCGGGTATTTACTACGTAAAATCGAAAAATGCTGTGGGTAGTTCATTAAATAAAGTTATAGTGAAATAA
- a CDS encoding gluzincin family metallopeptidase, translated as MYFNSSSDELSLIKFQDWNNAFSSKKSAIAKRFSDEFIRSFHLATEKDRGYTEIKAWTDESFTNLNWERDEKNIEIINLKLDNPIFPFTYRKFTITYLVKIPNEKFTRYGFNGDTKLYLKDWLIAPARYENKGFIAYPNENIDDQTNALSDFKINLTLPNNYYLNSNLPITENEGNHFVLEGEKFLDATLVISKENEFTKYKNELIEVSSSLKSDRISDLQKVLAVDKLTRFVHEKLGNSSVSKILVTEEDYDKNPFYGLNQLPAFLSPFPDDFLYEIKFLKTYLNNYLKANLHLNLRKDNWIYDGIQVYVLMQYIEENYPDMKMMGNISKLKILKSYNAVNIDFNQQYNYLYMLMARKNLDQAVGEPKNRLIKFNEKIANKYRSGLNFKYLDSYLGNNIVENSIKELIENNSNCACNQYELKYILTKNSPKKIDWFFDTLVNSRELIDFRFGKVKKNDDTVEVNIINKTKTNVPISFYQLKKDSIVHQEWIENIKTDTTLVFPRNEADKLTLNYFNEIPEYNLRNNWKSLKGFFSNNRPLKFNFYRDLEEPYYSQLFYVPEFEFNIYDGLAFGMNINNKSLLNKPFTFSATPFYSSNTQSAVGKFTFMYDSNVRTEGKLYKVRYIVKGSQFHYAPEARYTNFSPIIQFFFRDPNFRVNKSEFIQLKQLYINRENSPYILEQNTENYTVFDAKYGNYQSEGTKHYSFLTDLQVANSFGKLSGEVHYRKLFENNRQITLRFFAGTFLYRDTKSDFFSFGLDRPTDYLFEHDLLGRSETTGIYSQQYIYAEGGFKSMFDTRYANQWMVTTNAAFNIWNWIQVYGDVGLFKNEYSKSKFVYDSGFHLNLVPDYFELFFPVYSSNGFELKEPNYGEKVRFVVTLTPKTLISLFTRKWF; from the coding sequence TTGTATTTTAATAGTTCGTCAGATGAATTAAGTCTTATAAAATTTCAAGATTGGAATAATGCTTTTTCTTCCAAAAAATCAGCAATTGCAAAACGCTTTTCGGATGAATTCATTCGTTCGTTTCATTTAGCAACTGAAAAAGATAGAGGTTATACTGAAATTAAGGCTTGGACAGACGAAAGTTTTACCAATTTAAATTGGGAAAGAGATGAAAAAAACATTGAAATCATCAATTTAAAATTAGACAATCCGATCTTTCCATTTACTTATAGAAAATTTACGATTACTTATTTAGTTAAAATTCCGAATGAGAAATTTACCCGCTATGGATTTAATGGTGATACTAAATTGTATTTAAAAGACTGGCTTATTGCTCCTGCTCGTTATGAAAACAAAGGGTTTATTGCTTATCCAAATGAGAATATAGACGACCAAACTAACGCTCTTTCCGATTTTAAAATTAATCTTACTTTACCTAATAATTATTATTTAAATTCAAATCTTCCAATTACTGAAAATGAAGGAAATCATTTTGTATTAGAAGGCGAAAAATTTTTAGATGCTACTTTAGTTATTTCTAAAGAAAATGAATTTACAAAATATAAAAATGAACTAATTGAAGTTTCAAGTAGTTTAAAATCAGATAGAATAAGCGATTTACAAAAAGTTTTAGCCGTAGATAAATTAACGCGCTTTGTTCATGAAAAACTAGGAAATTCAAGCGTTTCTAAGATTTTGGTTACCGAAGAAGATTATGATAAAAATCCATTTTACGGATTAAATCAATTACCTGCTTTTTTAAGCCCTTTTCCTGACGATTTTTTATACGAAATTAAATTTTTAAAAACGTATTTAAACAATTACTTAAAAGCAAATTTACATTTGAATTTAAGAAAAGATAATTGGATTTACGATGGCATTCAAGTATATGTTTTAATGCAATATATAGAAGAAAATTATCCTGATATGAAAATGATGGGTAACATTTCTAAACTCAAAATTTTAAAGTCATATAATGCTGTAAATATTGACTTTAACCAACAATACAATTATTTATATATGCTAATGGCTCGAAAAAACTTAGATCAAGCTGTTGGTGAACCTAAAAATAGATTAATAAAATTCAATGAAAAGATTGCAAATAAATATCGTTCTGGATTAAACTTCAAATATTTAGACAGCTATTTAGGAAATAATATTGTAGAAAATTCGATAAAAGAACTTATCGAAAACAATAGCAATTGCGCTTGTAACCAATATGAATTAAAATACATTTTAACTAAAAACAGTCCCAAAAAAATAGATTGGTTCTTTGATACTTTAGTGAATTCTAGAGAGTTAATAGACTTCCGATTTGGTAAAGTAAAAAAGAATGACGATACAGTTGAAGTAAACATTATTAACAAAACAAAAACGAATGTTCCTATCTCTTTTTATCAACTAAAAAAAGATAGTATTGTACATCAAGAGTGGATTGAAAATATAAAAACTGATACTACTTTGGTTTTCCCAAGAAATGAAGCCGATAAATTAACTTTAAACTATTTTAATGAAATTCCCGAGTATAATTTACGCAACAACTGGAAATCATTAAAAGGATTTTTCTCTAATAATCGTCCTTTAAAATTTAACTTTTATAGAGACTTAGAAGAGCCTTATTATAGTCAACTTTTTTATGTGCCCGAATTTGAATTCAATATTTATGATGGACTTGCATTCGGCATGAATATTAACAATAAATCACTATTAAATAAACCATTTACATTTAGCGCTACACCATTTTATTCTTCTAACACACAAAGTGCCGTAGGTAAATTTACTTTTATGTATGACAGTAATGTGCGTACCGAAGGAAAATTATACAAAGTAAGATATATAGTAAAAGGAAGTCAGTTTCATTATGCGCCCGAAGCTCGCTATACAAATTTCAGTCCCATTATTCAGTTCTTTTTTAGAGATCCAAATTTCAGAGTCAACAAATCTGAATTTATCCAACTAAAACAATTATACATTAACCGAGAAAATTCGCCTTATATTCTTGAACAAAACACTGAAAACTATACCGTTTTTGATGCTAAATATGGAAATTATCAATCGGAAGGAACGAAACATTATAGCTTTTTAACAGATTTACAAGTAGCAAATTCTTTTGGAAAGTTATCAGGTGAAGTGCATTATCGTAAATTATTTGAAAACAATCGTCAAATAACTCTCCGCTTTTTTGCTGGAACATTTTTATATCGAGATACAAAATCTGATTTTTTTAGTTTTGGATTAGATCGACCAACAGATTATTTATTCGAACACGATTTATTAGGACGTAGTGAAACAACAGGAATTTATAGCCAACAATACATATATGCCGAAGGTGGCTTTAAATCGATGTTTGACACTAGATATGCAAACCAATGGATGGTTACCACTAATGCGGCTTTTAATATTTGGAATTGGATTCAAGTCTATGGCGATGTGGGACTTTTTAAAAATGAGTATTCAAAATCAAAATTTGTTTATGACAGTGGTTTTCATTTAAATCTTGTACCCGATTATTTTGAGCTCTTTTTCCCTGTATATTCTTCAAATGGATTTGAGTTGAAAGAACCAAATTATGGCGAAAAAGTTCGTTTTGTTGTTACACTAACTCCCAAAACACTTATTTCTTTATTTACTAGAAAATGGTTTTAA